The Pectobacterium carotovorum genome contains a region encoding:
- a CDS encoding MFS transporter, giving the protein MEKTRSAVAVDDRYKVLAAICVSAIIIPLVFTGPAISTPAVGRDLGGDQSTLSWIVNAYAIAFGGCVMAAGAIGDQIGRKRCFVVGLWIFVITSLLIGLTPNLLLLNLLRAAEGVGGALVLTSATSLLAQEFESAERTQAFSFLGTAFGVGLAFGPMVSGFLIEHLGWRSLYFAIALIAVLILLLGTRRIRESRDPEAQGIDWLGTVLFTAALVSLTFGIVRGPQDGWVSLRVLSLLGGAVLLLGAFVTVELRRPRPLLDLSLFRYPRFIGVQLLPVATGFSFIALIVYVPIWFIAIQGRDAFTAGLAILPLTAPMLVVPLLAGRMAKRVSPGLLSGIGFLLSALGAWLLMRLSPDGSLWSMAIPMLLVGIGNGLPWGLMDALSVSVVPKTRAGMAAGIFTTMRVAGEAIAIAAIGAVLVGLTAANLRTAAEAGVISLPEGATAIASQIGASGGHGTSIGSGGAMDEAVIELAHRAYTSAFHSIFGVLAVLSILTAVVCIVTLRQSADRQDTDLES; this is encoded by the coding sequence ATGGAGAAGACACGTTCGGCGGTCGCGGTTGACGACCGATACAAGGTACTTGCGGCGATCTGCGTCTCCGCGATCATCATCCCTTTGGTATTCACTGGCCCGGCGATTTCTACGCCAGCGGTCGGGCGCGACCTGGGCGGAGACCAGTCCACCTTGAGCTGGATCGTCAACGCCTACGCTATCGCATTCGGCGGTTGCGTCATGGCGGCGGGTGCCATCGGCGACCAGATAGGCCGCAAGCGATGCTTCGTCGTGGGACTCTGGATCTTCGTCATCACGTCGCTACTGATCGGCCTGACCCCGAACTTGCTGTTGCTCAACCTGCTGCGCGCCGCCGAAGGTGTCGGCGGTGCCCTGGTGCTGACTTCGGCCACCTCGTTGCTGGCACAGGAGTTCGAGAGCGCAGAACGTACTCAGGCTTTCAGCTTTCTTGGTACCGCATTTGGTGTCGGTCTTGCGTTCGGGCCAATGGTCTCGGGATTCCTGATCGAGCATTTGGGCTGGCGTTCGCTCTACTTCGCCATCGCGTTGATTGCGGTCTTGATCCTGCTCTTGGGTACACGGCGGATCAGGGAGTCCCGTGACCCGGAGGCGCAAGGTATTGACTGGCTGGGCACGGTACTGTTCACAGCCGCGCTGGTGTCGTTGACGTTCGGCATCGTGCGGGGGCCGCAAGATGGATGGGTTAGCCTGCGCGTGTTGTCGCTGCTGGGTGGTGCTGTCCTGCTGCTTGGTGCCTTCGTCACCGTGGAACTGCGGCGTCCGCGTCCCCTGTTGGACCTGTCCCTTTTCCGCTATCCGCGCTTCATTGGGGTGCAACTGCTGCCAGTGGCAACGGGTTTCAGTTTCATCGCCCTGATCGTTTATGTGCCGATCTGGTTCATCGCCATCCAGGGGCGGGATGCGTTCACGGCTGGTCTGGCGATCCTACCGCTAACCGCGCCGATGCTGGTGGTGCCGTTGCTGGCCGGACGGATGGCCAAGCGGGTCTCGCCCGGCCTACTGTCGGGGATCGGCTTTCTTCTCTCCGCGCTCGGTGCTTGGCTGTTGATGCGCTTGTCGCCTGATGGAAGCCTGTGGTCAATGGCGATTCCCATGCTGCTGGTCGGCATCGGCAATGGTCTGCCGTGGGGGTTGATGGATGCTTTATCGGTGAGCGTGGTTCCCAAGACGCGCGCAGGGATGGCCGCGGGCATCTTCACCACCATGCGCGTAGCAGGAGAAGCCATCGCTATTGCGGCCATCGGTGCCGTATTGGTTGGCTTAACGGCGGCGAATTTACGTACGGCAGCAGAGGCAGGGGTGATTTCGCTACCGGAAGGTGCTACGGCGATTGCCAGCCAGATCGGAGCCAGCGGTGGGCACGGTACTTCTATCGGTAGCGGCGGCGCGATGGACGAGGCTGTCATTGAACTTGCTCATCGCGCCTACACATCAGCTTTCCACAGCATCTTTGGCGTGCTGGCCGTGCTCTCGATCCTGACTGCCGTAGTCTGCATTGTGACACTACGACAGTCAGCCGATAGGCAAGATACAGACTTGGAGTCTTGA
- a CDS encoding GlpM family protein, whose amino-acid sequence MSLFIKSVIGALIVLLISVLAKSRNYYIAGLVPLFPTFALIAHYIVGTERGLEALRATILFGIWSVIPYLVYLISLYYFTAWMKLPQALLAAVVCWSVSAAVLIKIWTWYQGN is encoded by the coding sequence ATGTCATTGTTTATCAAATCTGTTATCGGCGCGCTGATCGTATTGCTCATCAGCGTACTGGCGAAAAGCCGAAACTATTATATTGCCGGGCTGGTGCCGCTATTCCCCACATTCGCGCTGATCGCACATTATATCGTTGGCACCGAGCGCGGGCTGGAAGCGCTACGCGCCACCATCCTGTTTGGCATCTGGTCCGTGATTCCTTATCTGGTTTATCTCATCTCACTTTATTACTTTACCGCGTGGATGAAATTGCCACAGGCGCTGCTCGCGGCGGTCGTGTGCTGGAGTGTATCGGCGGCAGTGCTGATCAAGATCTGGACGTGGTATCAGGGGAATTAA
- a CDS encoding 3-oxoacyl-[acyl-carrier-protein] synthase III C-terminal domain-containing protein produces MKTQSHAFTQGLIPLKIISTGSALPTQRVTSAELDVRLNKPAGYVESRSGIIYRHHADNHASQAELGVTALNDALARGVISPASIDLLLFASAIPIQALPYSASHVLKASSLPKGTACFDINSSCVSFISALQVAAGLLNTGAYRRIAIVSTELASRGIDWDDEESSLIFGDGAACAIVERGDGRSGIAACLLETYPKGSELCQIRAGGTLRNPRAGMELHDFLFHMQGKRLFRQASALIEGYLQRLLEASGYSLDQIAAVVPHQASHLSLEHMRKRLAIPTERLIDIYRYHGNQVAASIPTALHHAIVTQRLPEGEPAMLVGTAAGLTLGGMVLIP; encoded by the coding sequence TTGAAGACGCAAAGTCATGCATTTACTCAGGGATTGATTCCACTCAAGATTATTTCTACCGGCAGCGCGCTTCCCACGCAGCGGGTGACCTCGGCTGAATTAGATGTGCGGCTCAATAAACCCGCCGGTTATGTCGAAAGCCGTTCCGGTATTATCTATCGCCACCATGCGGATAATCATGCCAGCCAGGCAGAACTCGGTGTGACGGCGTTAAATGATGCGCTGGCGCGAGGCGTTATTTCTCCGGCTTCCATTGACCTGCTGCTGTTTGCTTCTGCGATTCCCATTCAGGCGCTGCCTTATAGCGCCAGCCATGTATTAAAAGCGTCGTCTTTGCCGAAAGGGACAGCCTGCTTTGATATTAACAGCAGCTGCGTCAGCTTTATTTCTGCGCTTCAGGTGGCGGCAGGGCTGTTAAATACCGGTGCCTATCGACGCATTGCCATTGTCTCTACCGAACTCGCGTCGCGCGGTATTGACTGGGATGACGAAGAGTCGTCGCTGATTTTTGGCGATGGTGCTGCGTGCGCGATTGTCGAACGTGGTGATGGTCGCAGCGGTATTGCGGCGTGTCTGCTGGAAACGTATCCGAAGGGCAGCGAGCTGTGCCAGATCCGCGCAGGCGGCACCTTGCGTAACCCGCGTGCGGGGATGGAACTGCATGACTTTCTGTTCCACATGCAGGGAAAACGGCTATTCAGGCAGGCTTCTGCCCTGATCGAGGGCTATCTGCAACGGTTGCTGGAGGCCAGCGGTTATTCACTGGATCAGATCGCGGCGGTGGTTCCGCATCAGGCCAGCCACCTGTCGCTGGAACACATGCGTAAGCGGCTGGCGATCCCGACGGAAAGGCTGATTGATATTTATCGCTACCACGGTAATCAGGTGGCGGCCTCGATTCCGACGGCGCTGCATCATGCCATCGTGACGCAACGCCTGCCTGAAGGGGAACCCGCGATGCTGGTCGGTACGGCGGCCGGGTTGACGCTGGGCGGCATGGTATTGATCCCATGA
- a CDS encoding NAD(P)-dependent oxidoreductase, with translation MRVFVTGATSGLGRNAVEWLLQAGHQVLACGRDRTVGLQLEALGAQFAGIDLVETSVEQYRLLMTGSDVVWHCAAKSSPWGQYNDFYQNNTDVTARLADVAGQLAIPRFVHISTPAIYFDYQHHLNIDESYRAARFANYYAQTKFLAEERLQALTSRYPQTTYVILRPRGLFGPHDRVILPRVLEQIAVGDGVLRLPRGGEALLDLTFVGNVVEAMALASQRTGLVSGSAYNITNHEPARLADMLEQLLVGQLAMNYRVRAVPYPLLHAVAGGMELFSWFSRKEPLLTRYSAGAVNFDMTLSAEKAQQELGYQPRFSLQQGIELTGDWFKTHLAQRGTDRHG, from the coding sequence ATGAGGGTCTTCGTCACGGGCGCGACCAGTGGACTGGGGCGTAACGCAGTGGAATGGCTGCTTCAGGCCGGGCATCAGGTACTGGCCTGCGGGCGCGATCGCACGGTGGGGTTGCAGCTTGAAGCATTGGGCGCGCAGTTCGCCGGGATTGATTTGGTCGAAACCTCGGTCGAGCAGTATCGATTATTGATGACCGGCAGTGATGTCGTTTGGCACTGTGCTGCGAAATCATCACCGTGGGGCCAATATAATGATTTCTATCAGAATAATACTGACGTAACGGCACGGTTGGCCGACGTCGCTGGGCAGCTGGCTATCCCGCGTTTTGTGCACATCTCCACGCCGGCGATTTACTTCGATTATCAGCACCACCTGAATATTGATGAAAGTTACCGCGCGGCGCGTTTTGCCAATTACTATGCGCAGACCAAATTTCTGGCGGAAGAACGCCTTCAGGCGCTGACGTCGCGCTACCCGCAAACCACTTACGTGATTCTGCGCCCGCGTGGCCTGTTTGGCCCACATGATCGCGTGATCCTGCCGCGAGTTCTGGAACAGATCGCGGTAGGCGACGGTGTGCTGCGGCTCCCGCGCGGCGGCGAGGCGCTGCTGGATCTGACGTTTGTCGGCAACGTGGTGGAAGCGATGGCGCTTGCCAGCCAGCGAACGGGGTTAGTGTCTGGCTCGGCGTACAACATCACCAATCATGAGCCCGCACGCCTTGCAGATATGCTTGAGCAACTGCTGGTCGGGCAGTTGGCGATGAACTATCGCGTCAGGGCAGTGCCGTATCCGCTGCTGCACGCGGTGGCCGGTGGTATGGAGCTGTTCTCGTGGTTTAGCCGGAAAGAGCCGCTGCTGACGCGCTACAGCGCGGGAGCGGTGAATTTCGATATGACGCTCAGTGCGGAAAAAGCGCAGCAGGAGCTGGGCTATCAGCCGCGTTTTTCACTCCAGCAGGGCATCGAGTTAACCGGTGACTGGTTCAAAACACACCTTGCACAACGGGGCACTGACCGACATGGCTAA
- a CDS encoding MBL fold metallo-hydrolase yields the protein MAKISTFEVGYCLHPGCMALRGAGWKVCRFPARVWMLESQGKRWLWDTGYAQHFTDATRSGLFQLYRRMTPVHFETKDALIHQLHGQGIQPADIDGLIISHFHGDHIAGLRDFPDVPFICSALGWQQTRNLRGFAALKRAFVPALIPEHFEQALQFVENFPLNDLPAELAPFTQGYALPGSDKEIVLVPLPGHAVGHLGAFVLTENGWVLLASDAAWSPHSYREGRGPSRLANLVMDDPKAYYRTLDQLHQLHLNGQVEIRLCHEGDL from the coding sequence ATGGCTAAGATTTCAACGTTTGAAGTCGGGTACTGTCTACATCCCGGCTGCATGGCGCTGCGTGGCGCAGGGTGGAAAGTGTGTCGTTTTCCGGCACGCGTCTGGATGCTGGAAAGTCAGGGTAAGCGCTGGCTGTGGGATACCGGCTATGCCCAGCATTTTACCGATGCCACGCGTTCCGGTCTGTTCCAGCTATACCGCAGGATGACGCCGGTGCATTTCGAGACGAAAGACGCGCTGATTCACCAGCTACACGGGCAGGGTATTCAGCCTGCGGACATCGACGGCCTGATTATCTCCCATTTTCACGGCGACCATATCGCGGGGCTGCGGGATTTCCCTGACGTGCCGTTTATCTGTTCGGCGCTGGGATGGCAGCAGACACGGAATCTGCGCGGTTTCGCGGCCCTGAAACGGGCGTTTGTGCCTGCGCTGATTCCTGAACATTTCGAGCAGGCGCTCCAGTTTGTTGAAAACTTTCCGCTTAACGATCTGCCAGCCGAGCTGGCACCGTTTACGCAAGGTTATGCGTTGCCAGGTAGCGATAAAGAGATCGTGCTGGTGCCGCTGCCCGGTCATGCCGTCGGACACCTCGGCGCGTTTGTGCTGACTGAAAACGGCTGGGTGCTGCTGGCAAGCGATGCCGCCTGGTCGCCGCACAGCTATCGCGAAGGACGCGGGCCGTCGCGGTTGGCGAATCTGGTGATGGACGATCCAAAAGCCTATTACCGCACGTTGGATCAACTGCACCAATTGCATCTGAATGGGCAGGTCGAGATTCGGCTGTGTCATGAGGGCGACCTATGA
- a CDS encoding F390 synthetase-related protein — MIPLMTIWHYFRARRLTFATRQALERHQQRQLSRFARRVLARSPYFHPYCQLPISSWPTMDKAVMMAEFDRMNTAGLKRDELLACARRSEEDRDFTPNVNGFSVGLSSGTSGQRGLFVVSPREQQVWAGGMLAKMLPDGLRAGERVALFLRADNNLYHSVDNRWLSLSFYDLFAPFSEHLARLEAWSPSIIVAPAQVLRELALAVARGELHLSVKKVISVAEVLEPQDKQLLQQVFGQVGEVYQATEGFLASTCEQGTLHLNEEFVHIEPQWLDDERFTPIITDFTRSTQPIVRYRLDDVLVKQKTPCACGRVTMAIARIEGRSDDSLRLPDSHGELQTVFADLCSRIIANALPLHADYRLVQQGETALHLSAVCSLPELEACRDSLSQQFALQGIDASRLQWLLTAGEIAPEFTQKRRRITRLKEGA, encoded by the coding sequence ATGATTCCGCTGATGACGATCTGGCACTATTTCCGTGCCAGACGCCTCACCTTTGCCACCCGTCAGGCGCTTGAACGCCATCAGCAGCGCCAGCTTTCTCGCTTTGCACGGCGGGTGCTGGCGCGTAGCCCCTATTTTCACCCGTATTGCCAATTGCCGATTAGCTCGTGGCCGACGATGGATAAAGCCGTGATGATGGCCGAATTCGATCGGATGAACACCGCCGGGCTGAAGCGAGATGAACTGCTCGCCTGCGCGCGCCGCAGTGAGGAGGATCGTGACTTCACGCCGAATGTAAACGGGTTCAGCGTCGGGCTGTCGTCCGGCACCTCCGGGCAACGCGGCCTGTTTGTCGTCAGCCCGCGTGAACAGCAGGTGTGGGCGGGCGGCATGCTGGCGAAAATGCTGCCGGACGGCTTACGCGCCGGTGAGCGGGTGGCGTTGTTCCTGCGGGCGGACAACAACCTGTATCACAGCGTGGATAACCGCTGGCTCAGCCTGTCGTTTTACGATCTGTTTGCGCCATTTTCCGAACATCTTGCGCGGCTGGAAGCGTGGTCGCCGTCGATTATCGTCGCACCTGCGCAGGTGCTGCGCGAGCTGGCGTTGGCGGTAGCGCGCGGTGAACTGCACCTGTCGGTCAAAAAGGTGATTTCCGTGGCCGAGGTGCTGGAACCGCAGGATAAGCAGCTGTTGCAGCAGGTTTTCGGACAGGTCGGGGAAGTGTATCAGGCGACGGAAGGCTTTCTGGCATCGACCTGTGAACAGGGTACGCTGCATCTCAACGAGGAGTTTGTTCACATTGAGCCACAGTGGCTGGATGACGAACGCTTTACGCCTATCATTACCGATTTCACCCGCAGCACGCAGCCGATTGTGCGCTATCGGCTGGACGATGTGCTGGTGAAGCAAAAAACGCCCTGTGCGTGTGGCCGAGTGACGATGGCTATTGCCCGCATTGAAGGGCGCAGTGATGACAGCCTGAGATTGCCGGACAGTCACGGTGAACTTCAGACGGTGTTTGCCGATCTCTGTAGCCGGATTATCGCCAATGCGCTGCCGCTGCATGCCGACTATCGGCTGGTTCAGCAGGGAGAAACGGCGCTGCATTTATCTGCCGTGTGCAGCCTGCCTGAGCTGGAAGCCTGCCGGGACAGTCTGTCGCAGCAGTTTGCGTTACAGGGCATTGATGCGTCTCGTCTCCAGTGGCTGCTAACCGCCGGTGAGATTGCGCCGGAATTTACGCAAAAGCGCAGACGGATTACCCGCCTGAAGGAGGGAGCATGA
- a CDS encoding phosphatase PAP2 family protein, translating into MRRFSQTATLLRLKALLFGWGTVGVVYQLSAQFQRPGTVLPTSFVDEWIPFSPSAIWLYLSFFIIVPLSYLSCPIARLAGLRRATQLTALVAGVVYLMFPTTMVYPLVVGDDFSTRVLQLLLRIDSPQNCLPSLHIALTVLAVWAMSDGQQKVKTGLYLLWGAAIAFSILQLRRHLFIDLVTGAMLAGIAGWVFLRNREAVKAISPAAPLPNDKRHQE; encoded by the coding sequence ATGAGGCGATTCTCTCAAACCGCGACGCTGCTGCGGCTGAAAGCGCTGCTCTTCGGTTGGGGAACGGTCGGGGTGGTGTATCAACTGAGCGCACAGTTTCAGCGGCCGGGTACGGTGCTGCCGACGTCATTCGTTGATGAGTGGATTCCCTTTAGCCCTTCGGCTATCTGGCTGTATCTCTCTTTTTTCATCATCGTGCCGCTGTCTTATTTATCCTGCCCGATTGCGCGTCTGGCAGGGCTACGCCGGGCCACGCAGCTCACCGCCTTGGTTGCGGGCGTGGTGTACCTGATGTTCCCGACCACGATGGTGTATCCGTTGGTCGTCGGGGATGATTTTTCCACTCGTGTGCTACAGCTTTTGCTGCGTATCGACTCGCCACAGAATTGCCTGCCGTCGCTGCATATTGCGCTAACGGTGCTGGCGGTGTGGGCGATGAGCGACGGCCAGCAGAAGGTGAAAACCGGCTTGTATCTTCTGTGGGGAGCGGCGATTGCCTTTTCCATCCTGCAACTGCGCCGCCACCTGTTCATCGATCTGGTAACCGGCGCGATGCTGGCGGGAATCGCGGGATGGGTCTTTCTGCGTAACCGGGAGGCGGTGAAGGCCATTTCCCCAGCGGCTCCGCTGCCTAACGATAAGCGCCATCAGGAATGA
- a CDS encoding sterol desaturase family protein — MIDLALPIVFMLVVVIGEALVLQWMQREKVNWHDVVFNLNSGHIMLWLFRSVEIFCYGYVAAHFSFGWVETWPPVLMWLFAILAWDFGFYWLHRLHHTFGVLWAVHVVHHQGEHFNLSLGVRNSWYSSLTSIPFFLILALLGVPLYVFVTVSILHYSVQLFNHNAMTPKLGWLEKVLVTPAHHRVHHVNDRAYADKNFGGTFIFWDKLFGSFCPQLPDTPFRYGAGKDTPSKNPFWASNLPFMQYLKLSVRRTRQATFRCTPVALIAGAMLLFALVVGYVYLYGYGYDSADLSQAALFLLLVAGAVALGGISEGRRWGIYVWLVVVVLFPAVFLVYLGWEALYWKIAMLMLALHGLAMAAGWGRHPLTGEHENG; from the coding sequence ATGATCGATTTAGCACTACCCATTGTTTTCATGCTGGTTGTGGTGATTGGCGAAGCGCTGGTTCTACAGTGGATGCAGCGTGAGAAGGTGAACTGGCATGACGTGGTTTTCAACCTGAATTCAGGGCATATCATGCTGTGGCTTTTTCGCAGCGTGGAAATTTTTTGCTATGGCTATGTCGCAGCGCATTTCAGTTTTGGCTGGGTGGAAACCTGGCCGCCGGTGCTGATGTGGCTGTTCGCGATACTTGCCTGGGATTTCGGTTTTTATTGGCTACATCGCCTGCACCATACCTTTGGTGTGCTCTGGGCGGTGCATGTGGTGCATCATCAGGGGGAGCATTTTAATCTGTCGCTGGGCGTGCGTAACTCCTGGTATTCCTCGCTGACCTCGATTCCGTTCTTCCTGATTCTGGCGCTGCTCGGCGTACCGCTGTACGTGTTCGTCACCGTATCCATCCTGCATTACAGCGTTCAGCTCTTTAACCATAATGCGATGACGCCCAAATTGGGCTGGCTGGAAAAAGTGCTGGTGACGCCGGCACACCATCGGGTACACCACGTGAATGATCGCGCTTATGCCGATAAGAACTTCGGCGGTACCTTCATTTTTTGGGACAAACTGTTCGGCAGCTTTTGCCCGCAGCTGCCTGACACGCCTTTCCGCTACGGTGCTGGAAAAGACACGCCATCGAAAAACCCGTTTTGGGCCAGTAACCTGCCTTTTATGCAGTACCTGAAGCTGTCGGTGCGCCGTACACGTCAGGCAACGTTTCGCTGTACGCCAGTGGCGTTGATTGCCGGAGCGATGCTGCTGTTTGCGCTGGTGGTGGGCTATGTCTACCTGTATGGCTACGGCTATGATTCCGCCGATCTGTCGCAGGCGGCGCTCTTCCTGCTGCTGGTGGCGGGTGCGGTGGCGCTGGGTGGGATTTCCGAAGGACGGCGCTGGGGCATTTACGTTTGGCTCGTGGTGGTGGTGCTATTCCCCGCTGTGTTTCTTGTCTATCTGGGCTGGGAAGCGCTCTACTGGAAGATTGCGATGCTGATGTTGGCGCTGCACGGGCTGGCGATGGCGGCTGGCTGGGGCCGACATCCTCTGACTGGAGAGCATGAAAATGGCTAA
- a CDS encoding acyl-CoA desaturase, with protein MANVLPARPYPAQGEQAFHRALQRETSAYLRANHDHRFADSGQFIKAGLLFLCCIACYALCLVQQVAWAFFLSYFSFIMLSMLLNIIVNHDASHNTFFRNRTLNRVVGRIVTLPLGIDPDYWRLRHVDFHHIYPNVEHYDLDTEENGVFRQTPFQRHRAYMRYQHLYWPLVASLSLPYIAWIFDWADRLGKTPVNARVVQSGYRGWMIFIGSKVGHILLLLAIPIIVGGANGISPGTVLLSYLLGQMLASLLVVFLLLGTHWAEAEFYAVTDAEAMPQGWYQHNFATACDWLPTPRWLEHWTGGLNLHLTHHLFPGWHHRHYPALAAILRRVAAEHGMNYRCITYRELLASQRRFLKSMGEGSDQHTVKHAAPPTPEEE; from the coding sequence ATGGCTAATGTGCTTCCCGCCAGGCCATATCCGGCTCAGGGGGAACAGGCTTTTCATCGGGCATTACAGCGAGAAACGTCGGCCTACCTTCGTGCTAACCACGATCATCGCTTTGCCGATAGCGGGCAGTTTATTAAGGCCGGATTACTCTTTTTATGCTGCATCGCCTGTTATGCCCTTTGTTTAGTGCAGCAGGTGGCGTGGGCGTTTTTCCTGAGCTATTTTTCTTTCATCATGCTGTCGATGCTATTGAATATCATCGTGAATCATGACGCTTCCCATAATACGTTTTTCCGCAATCGAACGCTTAACCGCGTAGTAGGACGAATAGTGACGTTGCCGTTAGGCATCGATCCTGACTACTGGCGTTTGCGCCATGTGGACTTCCACCATATTTATCCGAATGTGGAACATTACGATCTGGATACGGAAGAGAATGGGGTTTTTCGCCAAACGCCTTTTCAGCGTCACCGCGCCTACATGCGCTATCAGCACCTCTACTGGCCGCTAGTCGCGTCGTTGTCGCTCCCTTATATCGCCTGGATTTTTGACTGGGCCGATCGTCTGGGTAAAACCCCGGTTAACGCTCGCGTGGTGCAATCAGGCTATCGCGGGTGGATGATTTTTATCGGCAGTAAAGTCGGCCATATCCTGCTGTTGCTGGCGATTCCTATCATCGTTGGGGGAGCGAATGGCATTAGCCCTGGCACCGTATTGTTAAGTTATTTGCTGGGTCAGATGTTAGCCTCGCTGCTGGTGGTATTTTTACTACTGGGTACGCACTGGGCTGAGGCTGAGTTCTATGCTGTGACCGATGCGGAGGCCATGCCTCAGGGCTGGTATCAGCACAACTTTGCGACCGCCTGTGACTGGCTGCCGACGCCGCGCTGGCTTGAGCACTGGACGGGAGGGTTAAACCTGCACCTGACGCACCATCTTTTTCCGGGGTGGCACCATCGCCATTATCCCGCGCTCGCCGCTATTTTACGGCGCGTTGCCGCCGAGCATGGCATGAACTATCGCTGCATTACCTATCGTGAGCTACTGGCGAGTCAGCGTCGGTTTCTAAAATCGATGGGCGAGGGGAGCGATCAACATACGGTGAAACATGCCGCACCACCTACACCAGAGGAAGAGTGA